From the Alistipes sp. ZOR0009 genome, the window CGGCCCACTTCTCCTTAAGCACCTTCTCCTTAAGGCGCTCGCTAAAGAGCACGTAGCTGGGTCCCTTGCGCAGAAACCAGAACGGGTGCGCCGTGAACGGGTCGGTAACAATCACCTCCACCTTTATCTTAAGCCCCAGCTCCTCCACCAGGTCCATTACCGGCTTGATGATGAAGAAGTGGAGCACCACAATCTTATCGGGCTTATTGGGCAACACCACCTGCCGCACGTAATCTTTGATGGGCTTCCCCACCAGCGCAGCCGTAGAGAGCGAGAACGGCCTGTACTTGTTTAGCTCGTACAGCACCGAGTACACCCACTTAGCCCGCTTTTGAGCCATTCGGTAGCCATCTTCCACCACCCCGTTGATGTAGCGAGGCGCATTCTCCAAACAGTTGTAGAGCATGGGCGTGCAGCTTTCGGGATACTTATGGCTAAGGTACGACGCGATGGAGCGGGCTGGCGCCTCGTGGCCTCCACCTGTCCTGAGGTAGAGTAGCGCGATTCGTTTGTTTTGCGGGTTGCCTAAATTTTTCATCTCTGAGCTATTTTCTATACCCCAAATTTACCGCCCGCACGTTAAGCCTACGGGTAGGCATCGTTACCATTACATAAATATATAGGGGGATGGATGGCCCAGCCGCTTTACAATGCCGTAACCTTACCTTAAAATGCATGCAGCCAAGCCGTAGCATACTGAGGCTCAAGGAAGATACACCAGGCTGCCACCTCCCTTTCCGACCGTAGCTGAAAGTCCCGTTGGAGCACCACGCCTACCTCCTACCGCAACCAGAAGTGGCTCCTGCCCTCTTTTGTAACCCCGATCGCAGTCGGAAGCTCTTTTTACCTCAAAAACATCTTCCGACCGTAGTAGGAAGCACTTCGAGACCTTTATTTATACTTCCGACCGTAGTCAGAAGTACTTTTCAGCCCAAAATCCACATCCGATTATAGTCGCAAGTACTTTTTATCTCAAAAACAGCCTCCGACCGTAGTCGGAGGTACTTCGAGACCTCTATTTACACTTCCGACCGTAGTCAGAAGTACTTTTCAGCCCAAAATCCACATCCGATTACAGTCGGAAGCACTTTTGCCTCAAAAACATCTTCCGACCGTAGTAGGAAGCACTTCGAGACCTCACGTTGTGCTTCCGAACGTAGCTGGAGGTAGGTTTTGCCCTCTGGGGGTACTTCCTACCGCAGCCCAAAGCGGCGCCTCTGGCCAACGGCACGCCCCACAGCCCTCCGAAGCGCGGTAAGGGCTACGGGCTACGCCGGCACCATCATCGGCAGACATCGAGACATAAGCGGGAATAAAAAAAGCGCCATCTCCAAAAGGGAAATGCCGCCAGACAGGGGCTGTACGCCGCCTAGGCTGCCATCGCCAGCCTATACGAGGTTGTACGTGGGGATGCATCAACCAGCCGCCCAGCCGTTGGCCAGCGGCAGCATCCACCTAAAAGAAAGGGAACGATGTAAAAGCAAAGAGGCCACCCGCCGTTTGGCCAATGCGCCCCGTGAAAGCCCCTACGGGGTGGCAGGCACGGGCAGGCGGCAGCGCGGACAGGCTACCGAGGCCGCGGCGCTACCGAACAAACACCCAACGATCCATCGTCGATAGGTCGGGGTTGTAGGCGTAGCCGCCGTAGTCGAAGGTTTTGATATCCTCCACCTCCTGTATGTTTTGCTCGGCCAAAAAGCGCACCATCATGCCGCGGGCGCGCTTGGCCATCAGGGCAATTACGCGTGGCCTATCGCCCCTATCCTCCATAAACACGGGCGTTACGATGCGGGCGTTTATGCTGGAGGGGATAATCGACTTAAAGTACTCCTCGGAGGCGAGGTTTACCAAGGTTGGATTTTCGAGTAGCAGGAATTCGAGGTTCAGCGCATCGGTGATGGTGCTGCCCCAAAACTGGTAGAGGTTCTTGGCCTCGCCCACGCCCAGCTTGCTGCCCATTTCGAGGCGGTAGGGCTGGATGAGGTCGAGCGGACGAAGCACCCCGTACAGCCCCGAGAGGATGCGCAGGCGCCCCTTTAGGTAGTCTACCTGCTGGGGGGTTAGGCTGCGGATGTCGAGCCCATCGTACACGTCGCCGTCGAAGGCATACACCGCCTGACGGGCGTTATCGGGGGTAAATGGCAGGTGCCACTTCTGGAAGCGCTCGAAGTTGAGCACAGCCAGCTTGTCGCTGACGTGCATCAGGCTGGCAATGTCGGCCGGATGCAGCTGGCGGAGCGCTTCAATCAGCCGCTCCGACCTATCGAGAAATTGCGGTTCGGTAAATTCTGCTACAGGAACTTCACTTTTAAAATCGAGCGTTTTTGCTGGAGAAATAACAATCTTCATATGTATAAAATTTAATGATCGTGGTTGTACCCGTTGCCTACAGGGCTACAGAGGGGCATTGCTGGTGCCCCACGCTTCGGATAGCGGCAGGCGCTTGTGTGGCAGGGTCTCTCTCCTAAACAAACAAGTCGACCTAAAGCTTAATCCGCGTTACCGGAGCCACCGAAAGCGGCGTGCGCTCGCCCTTAAGGTAGCGGAAGTATCCCGTTATGCCAATCATGGCGGCATTATCGGTGGTGTAGCCAAACTCTGGAATAAAGACGCTCCACCTGCGCTTTATGCCCTCCTCTACCAGCCTATCGCGCAGCCCCGAGTTGGCCGATACGCCGCCGGCTACGGCAATCTGGCGTATGCCGGTTTGCTTAGCCGCCTTTACGAGCTTGTCCATAAGCACCTCTATAATGGTATACTGGATGGATGCGCACAGGTCGGCCTTATGCTCCTCAATAAAGTTGGGGTTCTGGGCTACGGCATCCCTCAAAAAGTAGAGGAACGATGTCTTAAGGCCGCTAAAGCTGTAGTTCAAATCCGGAATCTGCGGCTTAGCGAACTTAAACGCCTTGGCGTCGCCCTCCTTGGCCAGCTTATCAATCATGGGGCCTCCGGGATAGGGCAGCCCCATCACCTTGGCGCACTTGTCGAAGGCCTCGCCGGCGGCATCGTCAAGCGTTTGACCGATGATTTCCATCTCTAAATGGTCGCGTACCACCACAATCTGCGAGTGCCCTCCCGATACGAGCAGGCAAAGGAACGGAAACTGCGGCTGCACAGGCTCCTGATCGGGCTTCTGTATAAAGTGCGCCAGGATGTGCCCCTGCAGGTGGTTTACCTCCACCAAGGGTACGTTCAGCGATATGGATAGCCCCTTTGCAAAAGACGTACCAACCAGCAGCGAGCCCAGCAGCCCCGGGCCGCTTGTAAAGGCAATGGCGTCGATGTCCGACACCTCCACGTTGGCCATTTCGAGCGCCCGATGTACCACCGGAATTATGTTTTGCTGATGCGCCCTAGAGGCCAACTCGGGAATAACGCCACCATACTTCTGGTGCACATCCTGGTTGGCAATAACGTTAGAGAGCAGCACCTGATCTCGGATTACCGCTGCCGAAGTGTCATCACACGAAGATTCTATCGCTAAAATTGTAACTGCCATCGCCTATCGCTGTGTAATAAAATTTATTTATGCTAGTTTTGTGTCTGTATGACTAAAAAGGAACTACTCAAAAAAATAGTAAAGATAACTTCGTACACGGTATTGACATTGTTGGCAATACCGCTTGTTCTTTTTTTAGCCTTAAAGAGCCCAAAAGTACAAACTTTCGTTGTACATCAGATAACCAACATCCTTTCGGAAAAGTTTAAAACAGAAATTAGCATCGAGTCGGTAGACTATGCCTTCTTCAACAAGCTCCGAATGAATAAGGTGTTCGTTCGCGACCAAAAGGGCGATACGCTACTTTATGCCAGCAAGATATACACATCGGTGCGTTGGGTAAACCTACAAAATAGAACCATATCGATAGGCACCGCCGAGCTGGATAACGGAAAGTTTTTTCTGAAGCAGGACTCGACGCATACCCTGAATTTAAAGTTTATTTTAGATGCATTTGCCTCTAAGGATACCACCAAGGCAAAGCCCTTTACCTTCCGCGTACGTAACCTCGAACTAAACGACTTTGCCTTTAAGTACCATAAGTGGGGTGCTCCAAAAATTCCCTACGGCATGAACTATGCCGACCTAGATATCCGCAACATCCGCCTAAACCTGCGCAATATCCGCATAGATGGCGATAAGATAAAGGCTAAAATGGCCCACCTGAGCGCCACCGAGAAGTGCGGCTTCGTTCTAAACAAGCTAAATGCCGATATCGACTTTTCGCCCCGCGAGATTAAGCTCTCCAACGCAAAGGTCATAACCCCACTTACCAAGCTCAACACCTCGCACATCATTTTCCGTTTTAACGGGTTTAAGGATTGGCTCGATTACGTACACAAGGTGCGCATGGATGTGGTTTTCAACAACTCGTTGGTCGACTTTAGTTCGATAGCCTACTTTGCTCCTACCCTTTTAAGGTGGGATCTTAAAGGCTACGTTGATGGGCGTGTACGAGGTCCCGTGTCGGCACTTAGAAGCGACAACCTCGAATTTAGAGCAGGCGACAGCACCTACATCGCCCTAAACTTTTCGATAGTTGGACTACCAAATGCCGAGCAAACCATCTGGAGAGGAAACGTAGAGAAGGTATCCTCGAACGGTAAGGAGCTGGGGCAGCTGGTAAAAACATTTGTTGGCACGCACGGCGAACAGGTGGCCAACATCATAGGGAAGCTAGGTCCGCTTAACCTGAATGCCTACTTCAGCGGTAAGTTTGCAGCTTTTACCTCCTCGGCCGAGGTAACATCTGCCATTGGAAACATATCAGCATCGCTGGATACCAAGGAAAGCAAAGGGCACACCAATGGCTACAAGCTGCAGTTTACCACAAAGGCTCTACACCTTGGGCACCTGCTCGATCTTAACAAGTTCGGAACAATAACCACCAGTTTTAAATCGGAAGGTGCCACCACCGGCCAGCTAATACATAGCTCCGAATCGGTGGCAATAGTAGACGAGCTGCAGTTTAACGGCTACACGTACAAAAACCTAGACCTGCTCATAGACCGTAACGGTCGCCAGTACGACTACGAGCTAAACTCGCGCAGCAAGGATGCCGAGCTTCGCCTTGTGGGCAGCTACAACTTCGAAACAAAAATTCCGAGAACCATAGCCTCGGCAAAAATAGATCACATCAACCTTCACAATCTAAACTTCATGGATAAGGATACCATCTCTTCCATAAGAGGATTGATGAGCGTTGACTTTACAGGCACCAAGGTGGATGAAATGAATGGCTCCTTTACGGTTGACCATGCCACGCTGGTTTCTCATCAAAAGGAATTCCTACTAGGACGAGCAGAGGTTAACATCCAAAACTCGGAGCAACAGCGCGTCTTAACTCTCAAGTCAGACTTTATGGATGCGATGCTAAAAGGTAACGCTTCGCTGACCAAAATAAAAGATGGTGTCGACTACTTTGTAAAGCTATACCTTCCAAGCCTACCCTATAGCCGAAAAATTAGCAGCATCGTACCAGCAGAAAAAGCAGCAGCACCCGCTATAAGCCCAAATAGAAATAGGTACCTCTTTGACTGCAAAGTAAAAAATGCAGAAACGTTACTCTCCTTCTTTGTGCCCAACCTAAAAGTTGATAAAGGAACTACGCTTATAGGCGAGGTTGCACCTTCGCTAAACAAGGTCGACGTACGTCTGAAATCTGGAAATATTCAAATTGGAAGCAACCAGTTTAAAAACATAAACCTGCAAACTTTTGGGAGCGAAGATAACCTAAAAGCCAGCGTTGCTTGCGAAGAGTATATCAATAGCAACCTTTCATTAAAAAAGGTAAGCTACGAAGCCTTTACCCAAAATGATAAGGTTAATAGCACCGTATCGTTTAATAACACTACAAGGGAATCTAAGAATGAGGGAACTCTTAGGTTTATAACCAATTTCGAGAATAAAAAACCATCCCGAAAAATTCACTTTCAAACAGATTTCCTCAAATCGACGCTAACGGTAAACGACATTCCGTGGACTATTGGCAATGCCATCATCACCCTCGACTCCTCCACCGTTGCAATCGAGGATTTTAAGCTAACCAACCAACAGCAAAAGATTGCCGTTGCAGGTAAAATTTCTGAAAACAAAGATGACCAGCTACACTTTATCATCAACAATATCGACGTTCAAAATTTTAAAACGCTCTTTGCAAAATCAGGCTTCGACATACAAGGCTACTTAAATGGTGTGGCAACCCTAAAGAATATCTATAAAAGCCCCATGCTGTTTAGCAATATCAAGCTAAACGACGCCTACATCAACGGACGTGCTGTAGGTAGCCCAGAGCTGATTAGCTCGTGGGATGATGTTTCTAAAAAAATTAGCATCTTTTCGTCAAACTACATAAACGACAGGGAGATTTACAGGATATCGGGAACCATAACACCCGATACCAAAGAGCTAGATTTAGATGTAAAAGTCGACCAGCTTCGAGCGTTTCTTCTAGAACCCTTTACGGCTGGTATTGTATCCAACTTACGGGGCTTTATTTCGGCCAACCTAAGCATAAAAGGCAAAACGAACAGCCCTATTATCGAAGGTAAGGCATACCTGAATGATGTCAAGGCCAAAGTGGACTTTCTAAACACGACGTACGGAATCAACGCACCTGTTACCATTACTCAAAACGAAATTCGTATTGCAAACGATACTCTTACCGATGTAAATGGACAAATTGCATTGGTTGATGCCCGTGTAACCCACCGCAACCTGAAAGATTTCAAATTTGATATCAACATTCAGCCTCAGAAATTGCTGGCTTTAAACACCAACCCAAAACTTAGCAATATTTTTT encodes:
- a CDS encoding translocation/assembly module TamB domain-containing protein, which gives rise to MTKKELLKKIVKITSYTVLTLLAIPLVLFLALKSPKVQTFVVHQITNILSEKFKTEISIESVDYAFFNKLRMNKVFVRDQKGDTLLYASKIYTSVRWVNLQNRTISIGTAELDNGKFFLKQDSTHTLNLKFILDAFASKDTTKAKPFTFRVRNLELNDFAFKYHKWGAPKIPYGMNYADLDIRNIRLNLRNIRIDGDKIKAKMAHLSATEKCGFVLNKLNADIDFSPREIKLSNAKVITPLTKLNTSHIIFRFNGFKDWLDYVHKVRMDVVFNNSLVDFSSIAYFAPTLLRWDLKGYVDGRVRGPVSALRSDNLEFRAGDSTYIALNFSIVGLPNAEQTIWRGNVEKVSSNGKELGQLVKTFVGTHGEQVANIIGKLGPLNLNAYFSGKFAAFTSSAEVTSAIGNISASLDTKESKGHTNGYKLQFTTKALHLGHLLDLNKFGTITTSFKSEGATTGQLIHSSESVAIVDELQFNGYTYKNLDLLIDRNGRQYDYELNSRSKDAELRLVGSYNFETKIPRTIASAKIDHINLHNLNFMDKDTISSIRGLMSVDFTGTKVDEMNGSFTVDHATLVSHQKEFLLGRAEVNIQNSEQQRVLTLKSDFMDAMLKGNASLTKIKDGVDYFVKLYLPSLPYSRKISSIVPAEKAAAPAISPNRNRYLFDCKVKNAETLLSFFVPNLKVDKGTTLIGEVAPSLNKVDVRLKSGNIQIGSNQFKNINLQTFGSEDNLKASVACEEYINSNLSLKKVSYEAFTQNDKVNSTVSFNNTTRESKNEGTLRFITNFENKKPSRKIHFQTDFLKSTLTVNDIPWTIGNAIITLDSSTVAIEDFKLTNQQQKIAVAGKISENKDDQLHFIINNIDVQNFKTLFAKSGFDIQGYLNGVATLKNIYKSPMLFSNIKLNDAYINGRAVGSPELISSWDDVSKKISIFSSNYINDREIYRISGTITPDTKELDLDVKVDQLRAFLLEPFTAGIVSNLRGFISANLSIKGKTNSPIIEGKAYLNDVKAKVDFLNTTYGINAPVTITQNEIRIANDTLTDVNGQIALVDARVTHRNLKDFKFDINIQPQKLLALNTNPKLSNIFYGTAYASGLVKIQGDLQNLVMRISAQTEKNTKVVIPLNNRTQIQDQSFLTFVNPNSNEVDFKPEEKKTKFKPKSNLKIYLDLTVTPDAEAQILLDASMGGMAIKAQGNSVLSMEVDPSTNLFQIRGVYTIQKGNFKLSLLNLTSKDFSIDNGSTISWTGDPANASINVAATYKVRTSLAPLFAGTEQGSNQRYNIDCKTSLSGMLLNPTIKFDVKLPESDPATQTLVAAALNTESQMQKQFISLLMIGQFYPEQTSQNNNDVIANAGKGMASDLIFSQLTNIVSQISNDVDFGIKYTPATATTDQEYEVSFSKNLFNDWVTVNGVVDFSGNTKSTGQGVAGDYDIEVKLDKKDRLKFKMFSYQQQDNLLKLSNTKQGVGIFYQEQFNSFRDLFKRKKKKRKEVNPDSSSANNSKEANKQPTLR
- the yaaA gene encoding peroxide stress protein YaaA, with product MKIVISPAKTLDFKSEVPVAEFTEPQFLDRSERLIEALRQLHPADIASLMHVSDKLAVLNFERFQKWHLPFTPDNARQAVYAFDGDVYDGLDIRSLTPQQVDYLKGRLRILSGLYGVLRPLDLIQPYRLEMGSKLGVGEAKNLYQFWGSTITDALNLEFLLLENPTLVNLASEEYFKSIIPSSINARIVTPVFMEDRGDRPRVIALMAKRARGMMVRFLAEQNIQEVEDIKTFDYGGYAYNPDLSTMDRWVFVR
- the tsaD gene encoding tRNA (adenosine(37)-N6)-threonylcarbamoyltransferase complex transferase subunit TsaD, which gives rise to MAVTILAIESSCDDTSAAVIRDQVLLSNVIANQDVHQKYGGVIPELASRAHQQNIIPVVHRALEMANVEVSDIDAIAFTSGPGLLGSLLVGTSFAKGLSISLNVPLVEVNHLQGHILAHFIQKPDQEPVQPQFPFLCLLVSGGHSQIVVVRDHLEMEIIGQTLDDAAGEAFDKCAKVMGLPYPGGPMIDKLAKEGDAKAFKFAKPQIPDLNYSFSGLKTSFLYFLRDAVAQNPNFIEEHKADLCASIQYTIIEVLMDKLVKAAKQTGIRQIAVAGGVSANSGLRDRLVEEGIKRRWSVFIPEFGYTTDNAAMIGITGYFRYLKGERTPLSVAPVTRIKL